The following DNA comes from Halorhabdus tiamatea SARL4B.
CTTCGCGTCGACCGGCTGGGAGAGGCTGCGCTTTTTCCCGTCGAAGACGCCCTTGCCGTCGATGCGGGCTTTTGCGCTACCGTGTTTTCCGGGTTTAGCCGTACTGTAGGACGTGATCTTGCAGGGCTCGTCGTCCATCATCACGTAACTCCCCTCGTCGAGTTCCCGAACCTCGGTCTGCTGTTTTGCCATGTGCCGGGATTATCCGGGGACGAGTATAAACGGTTTGGAACGCGTCGGGATGCCTTCCGTCCGGTCTGACCCCTACGTCCAGCGATCTTCTTCGGCCACTTTCGCCTCCCCTTCGTCGATCGGTC
Coding sequences within:
- a CDS encoding translation initiation factor IF-5A, coding for MAKQQTEVRELDEGSYVMMDDEPCKITSYSTAKPGKHGSAKARIDGKGVFDGKKRSLSQPVDAKIWVPIIERKQGQVVSVSGDDAQVMDLETYETFTMRVPDDESLSPDDEIEYLELEEQRKIV